A genomic stretch from Croceibacterium aestuarii includes:
- a CDS encoding SMP-30/gluconolactonase/LRE family protein encodes MEIARLDLPKCKIGEGPVWDVAEQALYYIDIIGKAVFRWDPATGDLTSWDLPDIVGSMALREGGGAIVALGTGVHTLDFASGAVEPLALLDPPDPEVQLADGKVDRRGRFVFGTSDRAMKEPRGGLYSLDKGTLTRIDDNIFLGNGPCWSPDDSVLYHADSLRHTIYAYDYDIETGAAANRRAFFNSEKWGPIPDGATVDADGNIWCAICEGGVVLCISPTGQVLREIPFPTKIPASVMFFGPDLDRLFVPTIDPSFIPGREVAPDDGACFVIDGLGVKGLPEPRYNG; translated from the coding sequence ATGGAAATTGCACGGCTCGATCTGCCAAAGTGCAAGATTGGCGAAGGCCCGGTGTGGGACGTGGCCGAGCAGGCGCTGTACTACATCGATATCATCGGCAAGGCGGTGTTCCGCTGGGACCCGGCCACGGGTGACCTGACAAGCTGGGACCTTCCCGACATCGTCGGCTCGATGGCGCTGCGCGAGGGCGGCGGGGCAATCGTCGCTCTCGGCACCGGGGTGCACACGCTCGACTTCGCTTCCGGTGCGGTGGAACCGCTGGCGCTCCTCGATCCGCCCGATCCCGAGGTCCAACTGGCCGATGGCAAGGTCGACCGCCGAGGGCGCTTCGTGTTCGGCACGAGCGACCGGGCGATGAAGGAACCTCGCGGCGGTCTGTACTCGCTCGACAAGGGTACGCTGACCCGGATCGACGACAACATCTTTCTTGGCAACGGACCGTGCTGGTCGCCCGACGACAGCGTGCTTTACCATGCGGATTCGCTGCGCCACACGATCTACGCCTACGACTACGACATCGAAACCGGTGCCGCGGCCAACCGCCGCGCCTTCTTCAACAGCGAGAAGTGGGGCCCGATCCCCGACGGGGCGACGGTCGATGCCGACGGCAACATCTGGTGCGCGATTTGCGAGGGCGGGGTGGTGCTGTGCATTTCTCCCACCGGACAGGTGCTGCGGGAAATTCCATTTCCCACGAAGATCCCTGCCAGTGTGATGTTTTTCGGCCCGGATCTCGACCGCTTGTTTGTGCCGACCATCGACCCCTCATTCATTCCCGGCCGCGAGGTCGCACCCGATGACGGCGCCTGCTTCGTCATCGACGGGCTCGGCGTGAAGGGTCTGCCGGAGCCGCGCTACAATGGCTGA